A section of the Acanthochromis polyacanthus isolate Apoly-LR-REF ecotype Palm Island chromosome 13, KAUST_Apoly_ChrSc, whole genome shotgun sequence genome encodes:
- the mab21l1 gene encoding putative nucleotidyltransferase MAB21L1: MIAAQAKLVYHLNKYYNEKCQSRKAAISKTIREVCKVVSDVLKEVEVQEPRFISSLSEMDNRFEGLEVISPTEFEVVLYLNQMGVFNFVDDGSLPGCAVLKLSDGRKRSMSLWVEFITASGYLSARKIRSRFQTLVAQAVDKCSYRDVVKMVADTSEVKLRIRDRYVVQITPAFKCTGIWPRSAAHWPLPHIPWPGPNRVAEVKAEGFNLLSKECYSLNGKQSSAESDAWVLQFAEAENRLLLGGCRKKCLSVLKALRDRHLELPGQPLNNYHMKTLVSYECEKHPRESDWDENCLGDRLNGILLQLISCLQCRRCPHYFLPNLDLFQGKPHSALENAAKQTWRLAREILTNPKSLEKL; the protein is encoded by the coding sequence ATGATAGCCGCCCAGGCAAAGTTGGTGTATCACCTAAACAAATACTACAACGAGAAATGTCAGTCTCGAAAGGCAGCCATCTCCAAGACCATCCGAGAGGTGTGCAAGGTGGTTTCGGATGTCCTGAAGGAGGTCGAGGTGCAGGAGCCCCGCTTTATCAGCTCTCTCAGCGAGATGGATAATCGTTTCGAGGGGCTGGAGGTCATTTCCCCCACCGAGTTCGAGGTTGTGCTCTATCTGAATCAGATGGGAGTATTCAACTTTGTGGATGACGGCTCTCTCCCGGGCTGCGCCGTCCTCAAACTCAGCGATGGCCGCAAGAGAAGCATGTCTCTCTGGGTTGAATTCATCACAGCCTCCGGTTACCTCTCGGCGCGCAAGATCCGATCGAGATTTCAGACACTGGTGGCGCAGGCAGTAGACAAATGCAGCTACAGAGATGTTGTCAAAATGGTCGCTGACACCAGCGAAGTGAAGCTGCGTATTAGAGACAGATATGTGGTGCAAATCACGCCGGCTTTCAAGTGCACTGGCATCTGGCCACGAAGCGCTGCGCACTGGCCTCTGCCTCACATCCCCTGGCCGGGACCGAACAGAGTGGCCGAAGTGAAAGCGGAAGGTTTCAATCTTTTATCCAAAGAGTGCTACTCCCTGAACGGCAAGCAGAGCTCAGCAGAGAGCGACGCCTGGGTGTTGCAGTTCGCCGAGGCCGAGAACCGGCTCCTGCTGGGTGGATGCAGGAAGAAATGCTTGTCAGTGCTCAAAGCGCTGAGAGACCGTCACCTCGAACTGCCCGGACAACCTCTGAACAACTACCACATGAAAACTTTGGTTTCCTACGAGTGTGAGAAGCATCCCAGGGAGTCGGACTGGGACGAGAACTGCCTCGGCGACCGTCTGAACGGGATACTATTGCAGCTTATTTCATGTTTGCAGTGCAGAAGGTGCCCGCATTATTTCCTGCCCAATTTAGACCTGTTTCAAGGAAAACCTCACTCTGCTCTCGAGAATGCAGCCAAACAGACTTGGCGACTGGCAAGAGAAATATTGACCAACCCCAAAAGCTTGGAGAAActctga